One Shewanella aestuarii genomic window, TTTGTCAGAGAGCATTTTAGATGACCAGTGAAAATCTATATAACGGATTGTGCTATCAGACATAAGACGCAATTTGCGTGTGACCTGCAATTTAATGAGATGCGGGAAGTTAGCGATAAAAAAATCTTCTCTGTCAAATCGGTAATTCTCGTCATCTACCCGCACTACATTGGCTTTAAAGAGTGTTGCTAACGATTTTTTCTGTGCATTAATGTCATCAACGAGTTGAATGAGGGTTTCAATACTGTCAGCACTATTATCCGCAGGAGCGATCTGGATGTAACCCGCAGCACGAAAGGTATTTTTTGAGGTTGTCCCAGAATGATTATAAAAATCCTTGAAAGCTTTTTTAGATTCAGTAAAGGCCACAAAGTCGTCACTGATCACGCAGCATTCAATTTCACACGAACCGTCAAACGGCTTGTCATTAAGCGTCTTGTCCAACCGCTGCTCTTCGACTTTATAAAGACGACACGACTTAATGCAGAGCGTATCAAGATGCGCATTGAGTGTTTTAATCGTTACATTTAGCGCGTTGATAGCATTTTCAATGGCTTGGACATAATCACATTCAGATTTAAAAGTAGATAATTTCATAATAAAGACCCTAATTGACCCGCTTACAGCTTAAATCATCTAGAAATTAATTGAAAACATGCTATCATTAAATATACTTGTTGTATACATGATAAGTAAGTTGTAAGCTATAATGTAACGATATCGACATGGGTGAACACGATGAAAATATTCAAGGCCTTAAGTTATTCCATTTTGCTATTGGGTACCGCTGCGACAGTTGACGCTATGCCCAATCGCACAGAGTTAGAGGTATTTGATAATTGGAATGTCACCTATTTGCCAGCCGAAAACGAATATTGGGCGTACACCGAATTAATTAATGGTTACAACGTGGCGCTGGTGGCCAGTAACGATGTCGTAGGCCCAGGTTGTAGGGTAACCAATATTGCCCTTTTCTCAGACATTCAGCGTTTAACTGATGAGAAGTTAACGGCGCGATTGATGTTTGGAGAGTCGGGGCAGAACAGTATAGAAGGGCGAATTGTCCAAAGTCGGCGTCCTTGGTCTGCAATGTACGGTGTGATCAATACTACGACAAAGTATATCGATGAATTTGTCTCAAATGTGTATTTAACAAATGACAAAGCATTAGCGCTGACGATTCATGATGATAATGAATTTGTTGCTAAAGATGTGGTGAATATGGCCGGAGTACAAAGTGCCTATAACCGAATGATTGAGCGCTGCCAGCTGGGTCAGCAACGTAAATTTAGATCAACATACGGGTTCAAATGATGGAAGATACAATCGAAGCTATGCTATTCGCGTTAAGCGAAAAGTTACCGAATGATGAGCGTGGATCTGACTGTGAAGAGTTTGATGGTGCGCTTGAACTGTGCGAGTTCGGTTCACTCCAAGAGTGCGATGAAACTGAAATCGTTAATCTACTGGACTGGTTTCAACATGATGATGGCACCATAAAAGAAATCTTAGCATGGTGCGAATCGCATTATAGCGCAGATGCGTTGGTGCAATTATTAGCGCGATTATGTTATACCAAATTAGTGCTCAATGAGCAGGTCGTTAATCTGGTTATCAAGCATCATCCAAGTTGGCGAAAAGTGGTGACTGATAATCAAAACGGGATCTGCCCAGTGACGCTTCTCTATTTAAAAAAGAAGCAACATTTAGTCGATTTATTGCTTGAAAATGGATTGAGTAAAGACGATCTAATGGGGATTAAATCAGTATGTTAAATCAAACGATGACGGTAACGGTTTTGTTCTATGCAGAAGATGACCCTTTCACATTAAAAAGCGCTGTCCTGATCGAACAAGCGGTATCAGACGTCGGTAGACCAATATTTTCGCCAACATTTCGTGACGGTAAAACCATCATCGCAGTATTAAAAGGCGAAGTAGAAGTGATTAATGCGCTTGGCCAGCGTCGTGAAGATGCTACTAAATAGGTTGATTAATTTTAGAAACTAAGGAGCGACGCTATGATAGAAATTAGTGAAGATATCACCTTAAGAGATGTAGAGCCTGATGGTAATCCCGTGAGTTTAGATGTTGAGTTTGCCCTAAATTGCAGTGATGAAGTCGTGCAAACCGAAATCGAATCAATTGAGGCGCAAAAGTTTGTCAGTTTTGAGCGTGCTGAATACATCAACAGCACTACCTTTGAGCCATCGAGTGAGAACGAGCATTTTTAATCTGTTATTTTGCTAATGAATCTAGCAACAAGTTGTTCGCCTAGAATGTAACCCATAGTGACCGTAAATATACGTTTAAGAGGTTCTATTTATGAGCAAAATTTCAGATTTGACAGCACAACTAGAGAAACAATCGAAAGAGCTGCAAGAGAGTACGAGGAAGGAACTGAGCAGCGTATTCAACGAGCACACAGAGAACTTGAAGAGGGAATTAAAAGACTCGGAGAGCATAATCAGCGCAGATATCCACGGAACAACGCAGATATTACGCTCTCAAGCGCTGCTCATGCGGAAAGCAGTGTTCAAAACATGGTTGCACTTGTTCTTAACAATATTAATCATTCTAGCATCGATGCTGGGCGTCTTATGGTATCAGGGCCAACTGATAGCAAATAACTTAGTTGAAATTGATCAACAAAATAAGATATTGGAAAGCTTACGGTCACAATCGTTAGATATAGAAATGCCCACTGACGAAGTTGATGAGCGAATCATTCAGATCCCGGTGAAATAGAAATTAACAAATAGCCACTTAACGTCAATGTTGGTGGCTTTTTTTTGCATTCAAACAACGGATAGCTGAGCGTGTTTAAATTCGACAATGGGATCTGAATGTGTAACGGTTGCCCACAAAGCACACTGCATTTGAATAAGGCGATTAATATAAGAAGTGGGTTTTACCGTATTTGCCAGCCAAGCGATGTAATTGGGGTCTTTGGTGTAAATTTCATCCAGCAATAGCCCTTTATATTTCCCAAATGGCATGGTTATGGTTTCAGCGTTGAACACATGATTGTCATAAATATGAATGGCATCGGTTCTGGTAGATAACCCCATTTTGGTAAGGCTACCAACTGCCATTTGGTGCGAGGCGGCTTTGTCGTAAGACAAAAATTGAAGCGATCTGGCATCGGGCATGACACGTTTACCGTTTATTTGTGGTTTTGTCGTGTAGCACATCAATTTGTAACTGCCGATATCACGAATGGCTTTACTGCACACGTATGAAGCAACGGGGATGTGATTGAAATGTGTCATAACTACCTCGAAACGTTTAATTGATACTTGATAATAGGCTTAAAGCCTGTTATTGTCAATATAAAATATACTTATCAGATACCAAATAGGTGCAATAAAATGAACAAGCAGATAATACTAAGAGGGGTGGCATGTGCAGGCTTAATGCTGACAAATGCTGCTTTTGCAGGTGCGACTAATATTGATACGATGTTTGATAAGGCGAAGGATGTATTCACCAAAATGAGTGTGGATGCAAAATTGGCTGTGGCTAACGGTAATGCCAGCGCCGCTCAGTTCAATAAGGGCGAAGTCAAAGGTGACGGTAACACGACCAATGACTCATTTAACAAAGCCAAAAAGATGCTGATGAAAATCAATGCACAGCATCCTTATACTGTTTATTGTGGTGCCAAATTCGATCAGAAAAAAAATATCGATTTACCGGAGGGTATGGTACCCAGCGTGTATGGGCATCGCAAAAAAGTGGAATTTGAACACATTTTGCCAGCCTTCAACTTAGGGCAAGCGTTCCCTGAATGGCGAAATGGACATCCCAATTGCATTGATAATAAGGGTAAAGCCTTTAAAGGTCGCAATTGTGCAGAAAAAATGAACGTGGAATACCGTTTGATGGCGGCAGATATGTATAATTTGCAGCCGAGTTGGGGTGCAGTAAATGCGGCCAGAAGCAATTATAACTTTGCGATGCTGCCAGCGGCAAAATCCAGTTTTGGTCGTTGTGATTTTCGAATTGAGAACCGAAAAGCCCAGCCACCTGAGCGAGCGCGAGGCTTGATTGCGAGAACCTACTTTTATATGGATGCGGTTTACCCGAAATTCCAGATGAGTCAACAGCAGCGCCAACTGATGACCGCGTGGGATAAACAATATCCAGTGCAAGCGAATGAGTGTCGTGTAGCGAAAGAGATCTCAAAAATACAGGGAAACATGAATGAAATCGTCAGACAACGATGCCTAGCAGCAAAGTTGTGGTAAACGTACTCAATACGTTGGAGGCTTTCAATATGTCTTTCCTAATCAAAGAACTGAAGCACAGATGGGATGCGGTGCAGCAAGCATTGGCCAATGATGAGCAGGCCAATGCGCACTATCATCTACGCGCAAGTCGCTGGTACAGAATCCGTTTGGCACTCAATGCCTTTTGTCAATTCACCAGCAACAGGGAATCCGGGCAACAACAAAGGTAAAATGTTTGCACATTTAATCAAAAAAGAACCAATAAGGAGTAGTACGGTGAAGAATGTGAACATAGCAACAGTGTCTTTGGTGATCTTGTTGAGTGGCGTGCTGGATCAGAATGTTAATGCTGCCGAGCTTGCAATTTGCAATGAGAAGTCGGGGGTGAGTCAGCTACGTGAGTTTGAGCAAGTAGAAGGGATAGATGCGGTGGGTCGCAAGGTAATGACCAAGGCAAAATTGCTGGATGTCAGCGCGATAGCGTTAATGGCGCGATATTTTAAAAACGGTGAACATGGATTGCCGCACGATGAGCAATTGTCAGCGTGTTTGTATCAGGATAGTTATTTGCTAGGCAATAATGCCGCTGCGCCGCACTTGTCGCAGATTTTAGTAGAGAATGGGCAATTTAAAGAAGCCGCCACGATGTTGGGAATAGGGTTTGGGTATTGGCATAACGTTGAGCGGCAAATGATAGTCAACGGGACTTATGAGGTGGATGATCTCGCGCCGATGTATTCACACATGCTCTATGGTCAATATCAGCAGATGTTGGATAGCGCCAAAGGTGATCCGCAACCAATCGAGCAGGCTTTTAATGCGGGTGTGGTAAAAATGCAGGTCAAAAAATGAGGATTGGCGGGTCAATCCTCTAAATCAATTTCCCTGTCTTTCAGCATATCTAGTAGAACAAAAGGATCTTCACTGACAACCTTCTCTTTTTTGCTGAGCATGCTGTCGGGCGTTGGTAGGTATTGCAACTGAACGTCAGCATTGGGATCGATATAAATCAAACCAATGGCCGCACGATAGTAGTCAACATTGATTTCGTTGAGTAATCGTCGTGTATCTGACGTTGGGGGTGCAGGCTGGTGGCTGAGTGTCATGACGCAAGGCGAGTGAAGGTTATCAAGCGCAATAGATAAAAGTTCGCAATCGTCAGAGTTGTACGCCACGCCAGTTTCCTTTTTCACATCATACAGTCCAATCACGAAATCATAGTAGGGCAAGCCCAGAACCGGCCCGATGAAGCGGATGTCGTCAATCATGCGATATGTGTTGTCAGAATTCATATATATTCTACGCGGCAAAGGCTTTGCCGTTATCCAGTAAAAGTGCGTCAGTGTGATGCAATGGTAACAGATTATCTTTGTAGTAAAAGCTGTCCGAGGTAAAAGGGTTATAGCTGATGGGGGAGAGATTGCGATATTGGGTTTTGGCGGGGTCAATCGTTTCGAGGGTACCCACAGCCCATGCGTGAACATTGCGAGTTTTTTCAAGCACAGCGCGGCGTTTACCGGATTGCGAGATTTTAAATACCACTTGTGAAAGCAGGACGGACTGTGCATGAGCCACGACTTTATTTTTGAAGGTACCCGAGGTCGCAACGATGCTGAACATCTGGTTATTGAGGTTACGATAGACTTTGACGGTTTGCCCCATTTCAAGGCTGCGATTGCGATATAACTGGAACATGGTTAACCCCTTATTCGATAAATAGCAGTCCTTGTCGATGAAGTGATTAACCTAATTAAAACACATAAAACGTGTGTTGTATATCAAAATGTAAGACAACATTCCCAAATAATATATCCACCCAAAGCCAACCCCAACACTCGACCTTACCCCAACCCGTAAGACAACATTCCCAACGAGATGACCGAACCCGTTCAGAGGTAACCGACACGCTGATCTCTTCGTTGCTGACGCTTTTAACTGCTTTTTCTTCCCGACTTCAATTGCATCATGACGGCTGTGCTCTTGGGCGCGAATATGGACCTATTGGGAAGGGAAACGAGAAAAAGGGGAGGTTTCGCTTTTAAAATAACGCTGTTGCTCTTAAAAATAACGCTGTTGCTTTTAAAAAGCGTGTCTAGCTGTAAATTTAATTGAGTAATAGGTATCTCGTTAATAGAAACAGGGTGAAAAATATAACCTGGTTAAATTGAAACTCGCGTAAATTGACCTGAGCTTAAATTCATTGGTTTAAATGGAAACGAGGTTAAGTTGAATCCGTTTTCATATCACCTTGGGCTTAAATTCAACGCTAGGGTTACTGTAAACAATCCCATTCACACCCTGTCTGCTTTTAATGAAAACCGACGATTAAAAGCAGAAGCGTTATTTTAAAAGAAGATCGCGCAGGCGGGTGAGCACTACAACAAGGTGAATTCGAAACAATGAAGCCAAAAGCAAAAAGAAAAAAGCGTCAGCCACAACAACGGCATGAGTCGAAGAAGTGCGCCTGCAGCCACCATGCTGTTGGTGATACCCTTGCTGGGAATGTTGTCTTACGGTTGGGGGATAAGTGTGTGGTGATGGCTTGATATTGGGGTGATGAGTGTGTGCAAAGTCAGGGAAGGACATGGGTTACCTTCCCGTTGGTGATTGGGATGTCAGATTAGGTGTACGCTTCTTTTAAATCGAGTCGATTGCGGGGTTTAAAGGATTCGATACGCTTCATCTTGGCATCATGCTCAGCTTTCATTTTGGCATACCTGGCACTGAAGGTGCGGTAAGATACCTGCTCTATCCTGTCTTCCTGTGTACAGGCCAGCTCGTTAAATGCCTCTACCTCAACCAGATAATCGCGATAAAATGCCGCCACATTGGGGTTTGATTGCCTGAGCATGATTTTAATCGTCGGCTCCAATAACGCGGAATCGTTAGTGGTGCGTGTCGTGTGACGCCCTTTGCCGGGCGCGGGTACCAACGCAGAAATGTGACTGTTTCCGTCCAGAAAAGCTTGCCGCCAACGACAAACGGTACGCCAATTCACATGGCTTTCCAGCTCAAATTCAGCAGGCAGCTGCTTGAGCAATGGTGTAATATTTTTGTCCGTCCAACCTTTTTCTATACGGGCATCTAAATAGGTTAGAATTCGAAAGCGCCTTAACGCAATGGCTGTTCCGTCAACACTCATAACACTCCGTCAAAACGTATAAACTTATTATATGATTAATAAATAACGCAGTTCTATTAAATCTAGCACTATTGTATGAAATTTCAACAGTCATTTTTTTCAATATGCCTTTAAGCACTTCTACAACAAAAGAAAATCGCAACAGGACCGCTATCATCGATGCCCTCACTTGTTTTAATGTGAAAGGAATTCCAGTTCGCATTGACCCGCGACGCGCCCTGAATTATGGTAACTTTGTGTATCGCGCTCAACATAAAGCGGCCAGCGTTATGCAATCCGCTTCAACTCAACCGTTCGTGTAGGGAACGTCATGGAAATAGAAAAAAAACAGGTTGCACTCTCCGTCGTAAGCGTCAAATTAGCTGGCAAAAAATTAACTGGTGCCATATTGGATCAAATTCCTCGACTCGATTTTTGTGACTTGCTGGTCGATGAACATTATTGCTTTGACGACTCCCCAGATATCATCCCTGTCGCACGTTTTTCGTTAGTGTCATTTCTCAATAGCGAAATGCGGATCAACAAAATATTGGGTCACAGTGCAGACAGCGCAAGAAGCCTCAATATGCATTACGGTCGAGATCAAGAAGATGCCTTTTTCTTTATCTATCAAGGGCAGCTATATTGTGACAGTTATCATTCGAGAACCGGCACGCAGGCATATGGACATCAACTGAAAAATGTGAGTCATAAGCTGGATGAATGCTATACACGACTAAGAGCCGCAAACAGAGTGCTTGAGCTTGAAGCGCAAGGCGTAGACGCTCACGACATCGTAGGCAGGTGTTCCAAAGGTCGCACCATGTTGCCTAGAGGTCGAAATAGAAAAAGATCCAATCACGTTTTGGATGATTTGGATGATTGGGAAGATGACGTTATGGATTTTGATGACAGCGATGAAACCATTGCGTCCCAAGAATATAACAGCATCATCAAAAGTCATGGCACTTGGGCAAAATACATCGCTGCATTAAAAGAAGAAGTGAGATTAGAGGAAATCCTAAAAATCCAACTCAAGCACGAAGTCGAAGGTTTTGAAAATAAAGTGGCATCCATTATCAAACAGATAATCGCTTCGCCATATACAATACTCGGCTGTTGACAAACACGTTAACATCATCGCTTTACTGGCGAGGCATTAGACCTCGCCAAATGACGTCCTACTGACAGTGCCTTTTTTTTCTATTCTGGTTATTTTCTCCGCTTTGCAATATACTTAACGTATACTTGAAAAGTGGAGATAGCAATGAGCGAGCAAACTTTCAATCAGATCTGCAACAATGCCGCCTTAATAGTCGATGAAAAAATCGGTCAAACTGCCGGATTTTTGTACCAACTGTCATTTCACATTCAAACATTGGCTCGCCACATTTTAGCAAAGAATGCGTTTTGCACAACTGAACAAGCGCAAGCGCTAATCCACTCGCTCAACGAGCAAAATCAACTTGCTAAGTACCTAGAACCCAATAAATTTTACAATTCTGAGTTGCCAAAACACCTCTCATTTCAAGATTACAAACAAGCGGCATTGGCACACGCTCTAGAGCACATTGACATGTCACAAGTGTCACTCGACTTGCAGCAATTTACATTGCATGGTGAGCAAGGCTATCATTTCACGCTGAAATTCGATTGGCAGGGCGGGATAGCCGCCTTTGCCAGTGAACTATGTTGCACTGATGGGAAGGTCGCACTCGATGATGGCTGTACTGTCGTGTCTTTTGGTAATGATTGTGTACATATCAACTGGCTGATAGAACCCATTAAAAACGAGCCAAGCCTTACCTTTGATGCGATGTGCCTTGAGATCTTTAACGATGCAACCAGCAAACTGTCCATCCAATCAAACGCTTTGCAGGCCGAATTTAACCACGCTAGCCCTCTGGACCAACTAGAAGCTTGTCCCGCAGACTCGGCCATGATGCTGTTGATAAATGCGTATCTCGATGCCAGTTATCAGGATAATGCGCAAGATTTCTTTCCCTGTTCTGCACTGATAGCAGATTATCTCGCAGGTGAGTCTACCCAGCACAAAGTTAACAATATCGATGAGTCTTATTTTAAAAAAGGCCAAGGCGATGACGTTGACAAATGGATTGAGTATTTCAGCAAACTTGACCGCACGATAGACGCAATGTTTTTGGCTAACGTCGATGCGCCGATACAAGATCACCCCGATGGGCAGCAATATCGAAAAAATGCCAAGGTCAAAGAAGCCTTCTGCAAGCAAGCCTTAACCGCTAACCGAGCAATGGATAATCCCATTGCTTTGCACGCACTGATACAGGCCATCAATGTCGATGTGTTCAATCATCAAGGGGGGCAATCAAGAACGCGCTACACCAGCATTTTGAGCAAATACAATTTGTGGCGCAAAGTTGCGCTATCAGCCACAACATTAATGCGATGTTGGCATCAAACAACGCGGTACAACTGACTCAAGCTGAAAAGGACACGCCACAACTGGCTGTCATCAATGCGCTTTAGGACTGAATGATATGCACTTATACAATGACCTTGAATCGCTCGTTACCGCCGCAGGAAAAGCAGTGCGTTATGCCGATATTGAACACGCTGCACAGGCCGTGACTGACAGAATGCAAGCCAGAATAGACGAATTGACACAAATTCAAATGCCGGTGATGCTAAAAGAATTTACGCATCACTTTCAACAAGACGGCAATGACTACTTAAAACCCTACATGGAAAACGCGCAGTTTCTTCAGGAAATTCAGGCTCGTTACAATAAGGGGCTTTTTGAACTCACCGCTGAAGACATTACACGATTAACTGAACAGTGTGACATCAAAGCGGCAAGCAAATGCGTTATGCATGACTATCGCAGACATGATCTCAATAAATGCCTGTTTCTTCATCATATAGCGGATCACAGTGAAGCGATCTCAATCGCTAACATCAACACCCACTCATGGAGCAAAATCAATTTTGTATTAGACATCAAGACGCCAAACCTTAACACGCAGGCTCACATAAGTCTCTCAGATGATGACTATGAACTCGACGCTTCAAAAATGCATATTTCATATAATGCGGAGAAAGTACAATCTATTTTCGGGTTTCAATTCACTGAACAACAATGCCAAAGCATTAGTCAATTTAATGAAGGCGAGTTTGGCATACTGCCGGAGGTTTTGGATTCAGAATGTCCTGCGTATAGCGCCGATGCTGCGCTAATGAGGCTCAAGGGGTCAATTGAAATATGCATGAGTGCGCGAGCGCTAATGCTAAACCCAACACAACCGGATAGACAATGTTTAGATCAAGTATTCGATAAATATACCAAAGCGCCTCAACCGTTTGTTTATCATTTCTTAGACGACCTGACTTCGCTCACACCCCAGCAATACTATCAAAACGTTGCGCTTTTCATGACGGGCAATCCCATGGATACGCTCAGCCCAACACTTGATGAAGATGCAATGAGCAAAACAAAGCTGCCTATCTTGCGTTCCATCTGCTGCATACCGTTATTGGATGAACAGAACAAAAACTATATGGAATATTTGCTTCATTTAAATCGTTTAGTGAACGCCATCGACGAGGAAAGCCTACCAGGGAAATATATCAACAGCAGCATAGTAAAGAGGCAATTAAGAGAGGGCCGAATAGCACTAATTGACTATGAACAGTGCCTTAATTTAAGCCAATCGATAACCGAATGCATAGAGTCGGAATTTAAAGAGTTAGGTGCCAGTGAAAAGGTAAACGATGAGATATCAAATGCTTTAATAAATTCTCTATAAATTGAGTATGTTAAATTAAATAGCTAGAGGTGCGCTTATGATAGAAACAATCAACATTGATCCTTTTTGCGATCCAAAAGATATACGGTTGTATTTGCGTTCACCCTTCAGTATCGGTGAATATACCTATGCAGCGAGTTGTCAATGTATGATACGTGTGCCAAGGCGTGATTGGATTCCCGAATTTGAGTCAGAAGAAAATGCAAAAATAATAGAAAGTTATTTTTCTGTAGATGCCGATTCCACCTTTCTACCACTTCCAAAATTTAATGTTAAAACCATCAAAGGCAAAAGGAAGCTCATATCTTGTGATATTGACGGGGTGCGCATTCACTTAGATCGCACTGACAAACCCATCATTACTATCAATGGCAATAAAGCCAATCTTTACCACATGAGTTTGTTTGCGGAATTTGCCAATGTTCAATATGCCTTTATCAAAAGTACAAACGTGTTTGCTATCCGCTTTGATGGTGGTGATGGCGTTATTGCTGGTTTCGAAAATAAATATAACAAAAGTCAGGAATGTACAAGGAAGATTTATTAGCAGTAGCAGCTGGTTTTTCAAAACAAATCAGAAATGCGCTTTAAGACTGAATTGAGGGTTTAGCCATGTTGATAGATAACGACATCGCAATTATGTATCAGTTCGAAAGCTCAAACAGTCTCGAAGATGTGTTTGAAGCTAATGGACGTCTGGAAAGGATCTTCGATTTGCGTCACTACCAATTTAGAAAACATATATTGATGCAGATTTTAGAACAAAAGCGCAAAAGCCTTGACTTAAAATACGGTCATTACTTATTGAAGCATCACTATATCAAACTCTTTGATATAGATTCTCAACGCTCGAAATTTGGACTGCAAATGATACATAGGGCAATGGAGTCGATGCATGCAGAACAAGGTATGACATTCTGTGATACGGAAATAACTACCTTACCTAATGGCAA contains:
- a CDS encoding DNA replication terminus site-binding protein; this translates as MKLSTFKSECDYVQAIENAINALNVTIKTLNAHLDTLCIKSCRLYKVEEQRLDKTLNDKPFDGSCEIECCVISDDFVAFTESKKAFKDFYNHSGTTSKNTFRAAGYIQIAPADNSADSIETLIQLVDDINAQKKSLATLFKANVVRVDDENYRFDREDFFIANFPHLIKLQVTRKLRLMSDSTIRYIDFHWSSKMLSDKVTPQDMIDKIKRMLHQIGRASELSSSAELKAQALKITSQYLESLPSDTELRLRRPIPPQPAVNVLRIGNKKFNFTCPIPFILISDHTDVSGLQNYQPQQRPSRTKGRYECVDAALNIYRLVK
- a CDS encoding DUF2375 family protein, with the translated sequence MLNQTMTVTVLFYAEDDPFTLKSAVLIEQAVSDVGRPIFSPTFRDGKTIIAVLKGEVEVINALGQRREDATK
- a CDS encoding MbeB family mobilization protein → MSKISDLTAQLEKQSKELQESTRKELSSVFNEHTENLKRELKDSESIISADIHGTTQILRSQALLMRKAVFKTWLHLFLTILIILASMLGVLWYQGQLIANNLVEIDQQNKILESLRSQSLDIEMPTDEVDERIIQIPVK
- a CDS encoding putative quorum-sensing-regulated virulence factor; the encoded protein is MTHFNHIPVASYVCSKAIRDIGSYKLMCYTTKPQINGKRVMPDARSLQFLSYDKAASHQMAVGSLTKMGLSTRTDAIHIYDNHVFNAETITMPFGKYKGLLLDEIYTKDPNYIAWLANTVKPTSYINRLIQMQCALWATVTHSDPIVEFKHAQLSVV
- a CDS encoding endonuclease, which encodes MNKQIILRGVACAGLMLTNAAFAGATNIDTMFDKAKDVFTKMSVDAKLAVANGNASAAQFNKGEVKGDGNTTNDSFNKAKKMLMKINAQHPYTVYCGAKFDQKKNIDLPEGMVPSVYGHRKKVEFEHILPAFNLGQAFPEWRNGHPNCIDNKGKAFKGRNCAEKMNVEYRLMAADMYNLQPSWGAVNAARSNYNFAMLPAAKSSFGRCDFRIENRKAQPPERARGLIARTYFYMDAVYPKFQMSQQQRQLMTAWDKQYPVQANECRVAKEISKIQGNMNEIVRQRCLAAKLW